Proteins encoded together in one Anopheles darlingi chromosome 3, idAnoDarlMG_H_01, whole genome shotgun sequence window:
- the LOC125953534 gene encoding zinc metalloproteinase nas-13-like, translating into MAPVCKVLLSVLACVAVVAVHVHAGVIINRNSPKSVERLRNLRPNELAEELSGQYEGDMVLTEEQERAVLGSRRNGLVATSYRWRDNTVPVQIVEEDFTPEQVEHIRRGMRLLESVSCLRFVPRTEAHTNFVRVIGSDSGCYSYVGQLGGEQTLNLQPYDVDTGCFRLATIQHEFLHALGFYHQQSASDRDEFVDIVWENIEEGKEHNFNIYPSTTVTDFNVRYDYGSVMHYGATAFSKNGQDTIVPKDPNAVIGQRVGLSERDISKLNHMYGCLNKS; encoded by the exons ATGGCGCCGGTGTGCAAAGTGCTGTTGTCCGTGCTGGCGTGCGTCGCGGTCGTAGCTGTTCACGTTCACGCTGGTGTTATCATCAACAGAAATTCACCCAAATCTG TCGAGCGTCTACGCAACTTGCGCCCGAATGAGCTGGCTGAGGAACTGAGCGGTCAGTACGAGGGTGATATGGTGCTGACGGAAGAACAGGAACGTGCGGTGCTTGGCAGCAGGCGCAACGGATTGGTTGCCACCTCGTACCGGTGGAGGGACAACACCGTTCCCGTGCAGATCGTTGAAGAGGACTTCA CGCCCGAGCAGGTTGAACACATCCGTCGCGGTATGCGACTCCTGGAATCCGTCAGCTGCCTGCGGTTTGTACCGCGCACGGAAGCACACACCAACTTCGTCCGAGTTAtcggttccgattccggcTGCTACTCGTACGTTGGGCAACTGGGTGGTGAGCAGACGCTGAACCTGCAACCGTACGATGTCGATACCGGATGCTTCCGGTTGGCGACGATCCAGCACGAGTTCCTGCACGCTCTTGGCTTCTACCACCAGCAGAGTGCTAGCGATCGCGATGAGTTTGTCGACATCGTTTGGGAAAACATTGAGGAGGGCAAGGAGCATAACTTCAACATCTACCCCAGTACGACGGTGACCGACTTCAACGTACGCTACGACTACGGTAGTGTGATGCACTACGGTGCGACGGCATTCAGTAAGAACGGCCAGGACACGATCGTGCCGAAGGATCCGAATGCGGTCATTGGACAGCGTGTCGGGTTGAGCGAACGGGACATCTCCAAGCTGAATCACATGTACGGCTGTTTGAATAAATCGTGA
- the LOC125953504 gene encoding seminal metalloprotease 1-like, whose product MRYSAIAVCLVALGAVLLPINGLPTGYEATNTPDNVYRLAHLGSDELAEELSGQFEGDMVLDDEQFDFIRGKRNGLIDQGRRWPNRIVSYYINEEDFTPEQVQHIELGVRLLESQSCLQFRRVTPDATAYINVRGTGSGCSSSVGYTGRAQNLNLQPYPVGQGCFRIGTVVHEFLHALGFYHQQSASDRDDFVEIVYENIEAGTENNFNIYPSTTVTDFNVRYDYGSVMHYSATAFSKNGLRTIIPKDPNASIGQRISMSERDISKLNHMYGCLKKV is encoded by the exons ATG AGATATAGCGCGATCGCCGTCTGTCTCGTGGCCCTCGGAGCCGTGTTGCTGCCCATCAATGGCCTACCGACCGGATACGAAGCCACGAACACACCGGATAACG TTTACCGGTTGGCCCATCTCGGTTCGGACGAGCTTGCCGAAGAGCTGAGCGGCCAGTTCGAGGGGGATATGGTGTTGGATGATGAGCAGTTTGACTTTATACGCGGCAAGCGCAACGGTTTGATCGACCAAGGCCGCCGTTGGCCAAACCGTATCGTGAGCTACTACATCAACGAGGAGGACTTTA CTCCGGAACAGGTGCAGCATATCGAGCTCGGAGTAAGGCTGCTCGAGAGCCAATCGTGTCTTCAGTTCCGCCGCGTTACACCCGATGCGACCGCCTACATCAATGTGCGTGGTACCGGTTCTGGGTGCTCCTCCTCGGTCGGCTATACCGGTCGGGCGCAGAACCTTAACCTGCAACCGTACCCCGTGGGACAGGGTTGCTTCCGCATCGGGACGGTTGTGCACGAGTTTCTGCACGCGCTTGGCTTCTACCACCAACAGAGTGCTAGCGATCGTGACGATTTTGTCGAAATCGTCTACGAAAACATCGAGGCGGGCACGGAGAACAATTTCAATATTTACCCCAGCACGACGGTCACCGACTTCAACGTACGTTATGACTACGGCAGCGTAATGCACTACAGCGCGACGGCATTTAGCAAGAATGGCCTGCGCACGATCATACCGAAGGATCCGAATGCCTCGATTGGACAGCGGATCAGTATGAGCGAGCGGGACATCTCCAAGCTCAATCACATGTACGGTTGCCTGAAGAAAGTATAA
- the LOC125953586 gene encoding trypsin, alkaline B-like encodes MASLHVFSQYDPYYWGGVVITTSHVLTGASSFNTMIVTAITVRVGSTFRTSGGQVFNYTKLEIHDQHNSTTLANDIAIVTIAGSFWGIPNVAPVRLQEYELKISETNPVNCFVLGWGDVKSGQLADSLQRSEYILINHQKCEAKWGPRPTS; translated from the exons ATGGCATCGCTACACGTATTCAGCCAGTATGATCCGTATTATTGGGGCGGTGTGGTCATTACCACGTCCCATGTCCTCACGGGAGCATCTAGCTTCAATACGATGATTGTCACGGCG ATCACTGTCCGTGTTGGCAGTACCTTCCGAACCAGTGGAGGGCAAGTGTTCAACTATACGAAGTTAGAGATTCACGATCAGCACAATTCCACAACACTGGCCAACGATATCGCCATTGTTACTATCGCTGGAAGCTTCTGGGGTATTCCCAATGTGGCACCTGTCCGTCTGCAGGAATATGAGCTGAAGATATCGGAAACGAACCCGGTGAATTGTTTCGTACTTGGCTGGGGTGATGTAAAGTCTGGACAACTTGCGGATAGTCTCCAACGAAGCGAATACATACTCATAAACCATCAGAAATGTGAAGCGAAATGGGGTCCACGGCCAACCTCGTGA
- the LOC125953402 gene encoding protein lines produces the protein MVLGREKSAPGGNAGAGGSVMDTGKSMTPHPESSSSATNTSTPASLPPPTRGISGDGASGSVCSALTAYSSTSSSSSSSSSSSISATSASERISHEQPVIKRQRIEHDRGSSNRGSVTIAVTSGAAHGSNGHTTKITTTTPSSSVVAGVATPASSSGASSACSSSTSLSSSPPSCSSTKLIPSSLEHSSDDEQHLPQHHHAGQSHRRLDYTQQQQQQQQPAPQQQPQHSVAASLTFQEALARQCLCSIDVGALLMSFKVPYVRGREDAHPLTTVPPLAEWPFEQLLKFLSSVQLLFDAYLKQNIKGNICAGVMDLCNYLIRSDHQHQQHNHHRQELLQQQQQHQQQSPQQQVHDHQQLHLHHRRWQNHQHHRWWRMGDQEIVVGALDIDELIGLCSHRSKYIAYLAGRILASLLIIVKDDPDDDGRWLEKLVGNLFDFSQLDVPAVRKINFSLEVIKRIVEWKDETEHPLDEEAAGSGSPGTLAAAGGSGSTLPPIGGPVEPSLADNYFATHFGSPQQREEVDGSSRSVNIFYPAGSPTVQGLDSASTTASASSLIPKHSGPAAAASSHEGAAIEEDMVAGSSNLLQHHQHHHHHNHQQQEQFHHHHHHQHQLTSSASGAAGSLSSCRYITLTDSESFDTTRIKFETINILGGRWSALVKHISSLVRAQANSSNVTVMVATETCILTFLRLWESIISVKANLSVVETQPFHSQLDSFQLLLLVTKNCVIYRQMLTLFNEALCYGSTLALQDLIPEEVGSLAHNIVRSVKDYRILDKMPKSTYSNHLGLLGYKGEVLRYQNRRLSRQQQEDGDATGAGMNAVASRSETCYDRTLLQKMALLVLKAVAVIVKEIRCDSSDSSVDSSDFDMQEIQMIERSIRDVVRKLETFLKVQLEFHPESHLSKVLIHLFDDQDDYLVEAMVCTLDVTSGISFRNGAFPELIAMLNPVYTFIEFSNLGPNITHLFLDLLISPETCFLLFLLRFLKYIRQNWSMFTQSCYNYYRHNSYSNAATLLQNRLRLAASSGIVLDGGGAAGTSASASAAGTLSVGAGGVVAPAGGAANSNVILDSVMTVLISLRMQISRLVADTLFPYNITPILRLIENCESLYEGNELS, from the coding sequence ATGGTCCTTGGGAGGGAAAAGAGCGCCCCCGGTGGGAAtgcgggtgctggtggtagcgtTATGGATACCGGCAAAAGCATGACACCTCATCCGGAGTCTTCCAGTTCAGCGACAAACACCTCAACTCCCGCTTCGCTACCTCCTCCTACTCGCGGTATCAGTGGGGACGGTGCATCTGGCAGCGTTTGCTCCGCTCTGACGGCGTACTCGTcaacttcctcttcctcctcatcctcctcgtcttcctcaaTCTCCGCCACTAGTGCCAGTGAACGAATCTCCCACGAGCAACCCGTCATTAAGCGGCAAAGGATAGAGCATGATCGGGGGAGCAGTAACCGGGGGTCTGTGACGATAGCTGTGACCAGCGGGGCGGCACACGGTAGCAATGGGCACACCACCAAAATCACTACAACAACGCCATCGAGCTCCGTCGTAGCAGGCGTTGCTACACCCGCCAGCTCGAGTGGGGCCTCTTCGGCCTGTTCCTCATCAACCTCCCtctcatcgtcaccaccatcgtgtTCTTCGACGAAATTGATCCCCTCTTCCCTCGAACATTCCTCGGATGATGAGCAGCACCTGCCTCAACATCACCATGCCGGTCAGAGCCACCGCCGATTGGActacacacagcaacaacaacaacaacaacaaccggcgccacagcagcaaccacagcattCGGTTGCAGCGTCGTTGACATTCCAGGAAGCACTCGCCCGGCAATGCTTGTGTTCGATCGATGTTGGTGCTTTGCTAATGTCGTTCAAAGTACCGTACGTTAGAGGTCGGGAGGATGCGCATCCGCTGACCACCGTACCACCGCTAGCTGAGTGGCCGTTCGAGCAGTTACTGAAATTTCTGTCCAGCGTGCAGCTGCTTTTCGATGCGTACCTGAAGCAGAACATCAAGGGTAACATATGTGCTGGCGTGATGGACCTGTGTAACTATCTGATTCGGAgcgatcaccagcaccaacaacacaatcatcatcgacaagagctattgcagcagcagcagcagcaccagcagcagtcgccacagcagcaggtgcatgatcatcagcagctaCATCTACACCACCGGAGGTGGcagaaccatcagcatcatcggtggtggcgaatGGGTGATCAAGAGATCGTGGTCGGTGCGCTCGACATCGATGAGCTGATCGGTCTGTGCAGTCACCGGAGCAAGTACATTGCCTATCTAGCGGGACGGATACTGGCTTCGTTGCTGATCATCGTCAAGGACGATCCGGATGACGATGGCCGATGGTTGGAGAAGCTCGTCGGCAATCTGTTCGATTTTAGCCAGCTGGATGTACCGGCTGTTCGCAAGATCAATTTCAGTCTCGAGGTGATCAAGCGGATCGTTGAGTGGAAAGACGAAACAGAGCATCCGCTCGATGAAGAGGCCGCAGGTAGTGGATCACCGGGTACGCTCGCTGCAGCGGGCGGTAGTGGATCAACGttaccaccgatcggtggGCCGGTGGAACCTTCACTGGCGGACAATTATTTTGCAACGCACTTTGGATCACCACAGCAGCGGGAGGAGGTTGATGGTAGTAGCAGGAGTGTCAACATTTTCTACCCTGCGGGTTCTCCTACCGTCCAGGGTTTAGATAGCGCATCGACTActgcatcggcatcatcgctGATCCCGAAGCATAGCggaccggcagcggcagcatctaGTCATGAGGGAGCAGCGATTGAAGAGGATATGGTGGCCGGTTCGTCCAATCttcttcaacatcatcaacatcatcatcatcataatcaccagcaacaggagcagtttcatcatcaccatcatcatcaacatcaacttACCTCGTCTGCGTCCGGTGCCGCCGGTAGCTTGTCTAGCTGTCGCTACATCACGCTTACCGATTCGGAAAGCTTCGATACGACACGCATTAAGTTCGAAACGATCAACAtcctcggtggtcggtggtcggccCTTGTCAAGCACATTAGCTCGTTGGTGCGCGCACAAGCAAACAGTAGCAACGTGACGGTAATGGTTGCGACCGAAACTTGCATCCTCACGTTTCTTCGGCTTTGGgagagcatcatcagcgtGAAGGCGAACTTGTCGGTGGTCGAGACGCAACCATTTCACTCGCAGCTTGACagcttccagctgctgctgttggtaacGAAAAATTGCGTTATCTACAGGCAGATGCTGACGCTGTTCAATGAGGCGCTCTGCTACGGTAGTACGCTCGCGCTACAAGACCTCATACCGGAGGAAGTGGGCAGTCTGGCGCACAATATTGTACGCTCCGTTAAGGATTATCGGATACTGGATAAGATGCCAAAATCAACCTACAGCAACCACCTTGGCCTGCTCGGGTACAAGGGCGAAGTATTGCGGTACCAGAATCGAAGGTTatcgaggcagcagcaagaggatGGCGATGCGACGGGTGCCGGCATGAATGCTGTGGCCAGCAGAAGCGAAACGTGTTACGATCGCACGCTGCTCCAAAAGATGGCGCTACTGGTGCTGAAGGCTGTCGCCGTGATTGTAAAGGAGATCCGATGCGATTCCAGTGACTCGAGCGTCGACAGTAGCGATTTCGACATGCAGGAGATCCAGATGATCGAGCGCAGTATACGGGATGTGGTGCGGAAGCTAGAAACGTTTCTTAAGGTGCAGCTCGAGTTCCATCCGGAAAGTCACTTGAGCAAAGTGTTGATCCATTTGTTCGACGATCAGGATGACTATCTGGTGGAAGCGATGGTCTGCACGCTCGACGTGACGTCCGGAATATCGTTCCGGAACGGGGCTTTTCCCGAGCTGATCGCCATGCTCAATCCGGTGTACACGTTCATCGAGTTCTCCAACCTGGGTCCGAACATTACGCACCTGTTTCTCGATCTGTTGATCAGTCCGGAAACTTGCTTTCTGTTGTTTCTGCTGCGCTTTCTGAAGTACATCCGACAGAACTGGTCAATGTTTACGCAAAGCTGCTACAACTACTATCGCCACAACAGTTACAGCAATGCGGCCACGCTGCTCCAGAACCGATTGCGATTAGCGGCCAGCAGTGGGATAGTGTtggatggtggcggtgctgctggcactagtgctagtgctagtgcgGCGGGAACGTTATCAgtaggtgctggtggtgtcgtAGCacccgctggtggtgctgcaaatTCGAACGTTATACTGGACAGTGTGATGACCGTGCTGATCAGCTTGCGGATGCAGATCAGCCGGCTTGTGGCCGATACGCTCTTCCCGTACAACATTACGCCCATACTGAGATTGATAGAGAACTGCGAAAGCCTATATGAGGGCAacgagctgagctga
- the LOC125953448 gene encoding WASH complex subunit 1-like, whose product MHTYSVPVIKHDMRHEETVLDAINALEYLNEVVNDVFGKINGRIERNRERLQALDARIEKAKDDVRRLHDAKEAIIIYSPSRYPASDMEATVEPTFTATNGIRMPECSYRLKDKPYQPSHSLQEKIQFYHVKTVRDGCERIFPFERTTKAHRLGNRERHQTAYLDELLLYGDGAYVREYKGQDWKRSTLRKGSVHGNVIREERIMSTSSPMIRSKVKKKTQDLFYTPSLSDAPKLDVPIDLPDLPGIVSNINYVGSNTLIAPSLQLAGIIEQLPSLEDLTSAIDVADHHMDATVKEVKPTTDSVRPSASDQEKPKTVTSIVSPSTASAAAAPAPPPPPPPPPPPPLPPASTTVPSGSTDDAVLKPVAEKRLTPAAPPVADAHFNLMEAIRKAGGAEKAKLRHNTSAQADTPNRRQQSSSTEPKSLIDDLHNKLQMRRKGISGARDAQDGQVAPVTNVIDRLSALIPPPPAKLPVASGSDSNEEEEEDWE is encoded by the exons ATGCATACGTACAGTGTACCGGTTATTAAGCATGATATGCGCCACGAAGAAACTGTCCTGGATGCTATCAATGCGTTGGAATATTTGAACGAG GTTGTTAACGACGTGTTTGGGAAGATCAACGGCCGAATCGAGCGTAACCGGGAACGGCTACAGGCACTGGATGCGCGGATCGAGAAGGCAAAGGACGATGTGCGCCGGCTGCACGATGCCAAGgaggccatcatcatctactcACCCAGCCGATATCCGGCGAGCGATATGGAGGCAACCGTTGAGCCGACCTTCACTGCAACGAATGGGATTCGCATGCCGGAATGTAGCTACCGGTTGAAGGATAAACCGTACCAACCTTCCCATTCGCTACAGGAGAAGATCCAGTTCTATCACGTCAAAACCGTGCGAGATGGTTGTGAGCGAATCTTTCCCTTCGAACGAACCACGAAGGCGCATCGCCTAGGCAACCGAGAACGGCACCAGACGGCCTACCTTGACGAGTTGCTACTGTACGGCGATGGGGCGTACGTACGGGAGTACAAGGGTCAAGATTGGAAGCGTTCGACCCTCCGCAAAGGGTCGGTGCACGGGAACGTGATACGCGAAGAGCGTATAATGTCCACCTCGTCACCGATGATTCGCAGcaaagtgaagaagaaaacgcaGGATCTCTTCTACACACCATCCCTGAGCGACGCACCGAAGCTGGACGTGCCCATCGATTTGCCCGATTTGCCAGGGATCGTTAGCAACATCAATTACGTCGGAAGCAACACGCTGATAGCTCCTTCGCTTCAGCTGGCGGGCATCATTGAACAGTTGCCCTCGCTGGAAGATTTGACCAGTGCGATCGATGTGGCGGACCATCATATGGATGCAACGGTGAAGGAGGTCAAACCCACCACTGATTCCGTAAGGCCATCCGCCAGTGATCAGGAGAAGCCCAAAACGGTAACATCAATCGTTAGTCCTTCTACTGCCTCTGCTGCAGCGGCTCCAGcgccgcctccaccaccaccgccacccccgccACCACCTTTACCCCCAGCTTCAACAACAGTTCCCAGTGGAAGCACCGATGATGCCGTTCTGAAGCCGGTCGCAGAAAAGCGCCtcacaccggcagcaccgcCGGTTGCTGATGCTCACTTTAACCTTATGGAAGCTATTCGAAAAGCTGGCGGTGCCGAGAAAGCGAAACTACGCCACAACACCTCAGCACAAGCGGACACACCTAACCGCCGGCAGCAATCTTCGTCGACGGAGCCAAAAAGTCTCATCGATGATCTGCACAACAAGCTGCAGATGCGCCGCAAGGGCATATCGGGAGCACGCGATGCTCAGGATGGGCAGGTTGCCCCGGTAACGAACGTAATCGATCGTCTATCCGCTTTAATACCTCCTCCGCCTGCTAAGCTGCCCGTCGCTTCTGGTAGCGACAGcaatgaggaggaggaagaagattGGGAGTGA